Below is a window of Myxococcales bacterium DNA.
TCGGGGAGCTGTCGCCCGCGGTGCAGGTCAAACTCTTGCGCGTGCTGCAAGAGGGTGAGTACGAACCGGTGGGTGGGAACCCGGTGAAGGCGGACGTCCGCATCGTGGCGGCCACCAATCGTGATCTGGCGGCGGAGGTGGAAGCGGGGCGCTTTCGCGAGGACTTGTACTATCGGCTCAACGTGATCGCGGTGACCGCGCCGCCGCTGCGCAACCGCGGCGAAGACGTACCGCTTCTGGTCGATCACTTCCTGGGGGTCTACTGCAAGAAGAACGGTCGGCCCCGGTTGAACGTCCCCGCTGACGTGATGCGCAAGCTCTCGGACTACTCGTGGCCGGGCAACGTGCGTGAGCTCGAGAACGTGATCGAACGCGCGGCGGTCCTGTGCCGCACAGACACGCTGCGGCTCGAAGATCTGCCCGACGCGGTCGCTCAGGCGAGCACGCCCGCCCCGTCCGCGCTCACGTTCTCGATCGGAACTCCGCTCGAAGAGGTCGAACACCGCCTGATCCGCGAGACGCTGGCGTACACCTCCGGGGACAAATCCATGGCGGCCCAGCTGCTCGGGATCTCGACGCGGACCATCTATCGCAAGCTCGGTGAGGACGCCTGAGTCGGACTCGCCGGAGGGGTTCTGTCGCCCGGAGCCGGACCCGGCTGGCCTCGACCCCCCCGCAACGCCGTCCCCGTCGCCGCTGACAACTTGTCACACTGAGCACCCGTAAAGGCCGTGGGTTGCCAGGATGGCGACCAAAAGGCCTCCAATCCCGCGCGTAACGCCAGGAAATCCCGAGCTTTCTTTATTGATTGACCCTGGCACGCCTCTGGCTTTAAGCCCTGCCAGCTCCCGTGGCATTCGACGCCCTGCTCAAGAAGTATTTCTCAGCCGTCCTGCTGACGCTGGTCGCCTTGATGGCGTACTTCCAGGCGTCCGGGGCCATGAAGCTCTTTGGCGCCTCGCTGGGGGCCGACGAGAAGACGCTGACCCAAACGCCGCAGGGCATGCCGACGGCGCTCCCGGGCCGAATCGAAGTCGCGACCCGGAGCGGCGAGCCGATCTTGTCGCGCAACCCGTTCGACTCCGTGACCGGCCCGCTGAACGCAGCGGAGCTCGACATGAGCTCGCTGCCAACGCCAAAAGCAGACCTGTCGGATCCACTCGCCGCGGCGCAGTGCGACGGCGTACGCGTCAGCATCATCACCGAGTCCACGGATCCAACCTGGTCCATCGCGGCTCTCCAGGGACCCGGCGAAGCGCGCCCCACGATCCGGCGGGTCGGCGACAAGGTCGGCAACATGGACGTGACCTACATCGGGTACAACCCGCGGGAGAACAGTCCGTCCGTCTGGATGACGAACTCGGGGTCGCTCTGCCAGCTCGTGCTGTTCTCGACGCAACCGGCGCCGGCGCCGGCGGCGGCGGCGCCCCCTCAAGGGGAGAAACCGCCACCCGCCAAGGGCGCGGCACGCGGTGTTCCCGCCGACATCGCCTCGAAGATCCAGAAGGTCAGCGAGACCGAGTTCAACGTGGACCGCTCCGTCGTCGACAAGATCCTGGAGAACCAGGCGGAGCTGATGCGGTCAGCCCGCATCGTGCCCGAGCAGCAGAACGGCAAGGTCGTCGGGATCCGACTCTTCGGAATCCGCCCTGAGACCCTGCTGGGCACACTGGGATTTCAGACGGGAGATCGTCTGGAGACCATCAACGGTTTCAACATGGCGAGCCCCGAGAAAGCCCTCGAGGCCTACGCGCGACTCAGAACCGCGAGCAACCTGAACGTGAAGATCAATCGCCGCGGAAAGCCCCTCAGCATCGACTTCCGGATCAAGTGAGATGAAACGCACCGCTCTTTCGACCCTCGGGGTTCTGGCGATGAGTGCAGCGCTGCCGCTGATTTTGGACGCGCCCGCTCAGGCGCAGCAGGCGCCCCCCATTCGCGCGCGACCGACGCCGGCGCTGGGCGCCGTTCCGAAAGCGCTCGCGCGCCCTGGCGCCGCTGCCAAACCCGGCGCGCCTGCGCCGCCGGCGCCCGCGCCGGCCGCGGCGGGTGAAAAGGAACCACCGGGTGCCAAGGGTGCGCTGCCGGACAGCACGGACGCCATCGCCAAGGCCACGGACGTGCCGTATCGGCCGAAACCAGGCGGGCACCTGGTGAAGTTCAACCTGCAGGACGCCGATCTCGCTGAGCTGGTCAATCACATCAGCGGCATGACCGGCCGGCGTTTCATCTACGGGCCGAAGGTGCGGCAGGTGAAGGCAACCGTGGTCTCGCCCGAACCGGTGACGCTGGGCGAGGCGTACGAGGTGTTCCTCTCGATCCTCGAGGCGAACGGCATGACGGTGCTGCCGCACGGCCGCTTCTTGAAGATCGTCGACAGCGCCGGCTCGGTCACCGCGCCCACTCCCATCTACGCTCGGGGTGAGCCGGTGCCGGCCTCGGACCGCTACGTCACGCGGCTCTACCGACTCAAGAACGTTTCGGCGGACGAAGCCAACGCGCTGCTCTCCAAGTTCAAGAGCAAGGAAGCGGACATCTCCGTCTACGGGCCGGGGCAGCTGCTGATCATGACCGACACCGGAACCAACATCCGGCGCATGATCCGCATCCTCGAAGAGATCGACGTCGGCGGCGCCGGCTCGCGCATGTGGATCGAGCCGGTCCACTATGGCTCCGCGGCGGACATGGCCAAACGGATCAACGAGCTGTTCGAGCTCGACAAGGGTCCGGGTGCGGGTGGCGCAGGCGGTGGTGGGCTCTCGAAGGTCGTTGCCGACGAGCAGACGAATTCGCTGATCGTGGTCGGGACCGAGGACAGCTACAACAAACTCCTCGAGCTGATGAAGCGCATCGACACGCAACCGGCCGCCGAGGGCAAGGTGCATGTCCTGCCGCTCCAGCACGCGACGGCCGAGGAGCTCGCCAACGTGCTCACGCAGATGCTGCAGGGCGCGGCTCGGGCGCCGGGTCAGCCGGGAGGCCCGGCGGGCATGTTCGAGGGCGAAGTGAAGGTGATCGCCGACAAGGCCACCAACTCGCTCGTGCTGACCTCGTCGGGACGCGATTTTTCCGCGATGCGCCTGGTCGTCGGCAAGCTCGATCGCCCTCGCCGGCAGGTGTTCATCGAGGCCGTGATCATGGACGTCTCGGTGAAACAGTCGAACACCCTCGGTGTGTCGTTCCACGGAGGCACGACCGCGAACCTCGGCGGTGGCGGCGACACGCTGTTCCTCGGTGGGTTCGAGGCCGGAAAATCCCTCTCGTTCCCCGCGAATCCCGAGCTGCTCCAGGGTGTGGCCCTGGGTGCGCGCGGTCCCGAGCTGCCGGGCACGTCGAACCTGCTCGGCACGGGGCTCTCGATCCCGGCGTTCGGTGTCGTGCTCCAGGCGCTTGCCTCGAGCGGAGATGCCAACGTGCTGGCGACGCCACACATCCTCGCGACGGACAACACCGCAGCGGAGATCAGCGTGGGCGAGAACGTGCCGCTGCAGACCAACATCGGCGGTGGCGGTTCGGGTCTGGGCAGCCTCGCCGGTCTTGCTGGCGGTCAGGCCGGTGCCGCCGCCGGAGCGCTGGCAAGCCTGTCGGGCGGCTTTGGCTTCAATGCTCCGCGCCAGGACGTGGGCATCAAGATCAAGGTCACGCCTCACGTCAACGAGACCAACCAGGTCCGGCTCGAGATCGAACAAGAGATCAGCGAGGCCGGCTCGGCTGTGGGCGCGTTGGGCGTGGTGCCGATCACCAAGCGCACCGCCCACACCACGGTCGAGGTCGACAATCAGCAGACCATCGTGCTCGGCGGTCTGATGCGAGAAGCGGAGCGCAAGAGCCGGCAGAAGATCCCGGTGCTCGGTGATCTGCCGGTGCTCGGCTTCCTGTTCCGCCACTCCGAGGTCACCAAAGAGAAGCTGAACTTGCTCCTGGTCCTGACCCCGACGGTGATCCACGGTCAAGAAGACCTGCGCAAGATCTTCGAGCGCAAGATGCAGGAGCGCCAGGAGTTCATCGATCGGTATTTCGTCTTCAGCGGTCAGGACTGGAAGCCACCGCTCGACTACGCAAAGACCAACGGGTTGCTCGAAGAGATCCGCCAATCGTACTTCGCGGTCGAGGAGCAGCAGCGCCTCGAGGCTGACACCGCACCGAAGCACCTCGAGCACACGCCCGGCGCGCCCATCGAGCTGCCGCACTCCGTGCGCTCCGGAGCGGGTACCGGAGCGGTGCCGTCCCAACCGCCCCAGGCCGTTCCGCCCACCCCGCGCCGCCCGCGGCGTCCCGCCACACCGCCGCGACCGGCGAACCCCGCACCGACGCCCAACCCTCCGCGCTCCGAGGCGGACTCGCCCATTCGCATCAACCCCATCGCCCGCAGCGTCGACCGGGTGGAGTAGTCGTGATCGAGCAGCGAGCCCTCGGCAACATCCTGGTCCGTCGCGGAGTGGTGACGGCGGAGATGCTGGAGACGCTCTTCGTGCAGCAGCGGGAGAAGGGCGCGTCCCTCACGGAGCTCCTGGTCCAGGCCCAGGTGGCCAGTGAGTCCGACGTGGCCCGGGCGCTGGCCGCGGAGTGCGGGCTCTCGTTCGTCGAGCGCATCGACATCGGCAAAGTCCCGACCGAGCTCGCCACGCGCCTGCCCATCGGTTACTGCAAGAGCCACAAGATCCTGGTTACCGGTGAGCGTGAGGAGGCGGTCGAGGTCCTCTCCGCCGATCCCTTGGACACGTCGGCCCTCGACGACGTGCGGGCTGCCTTCGGCAAGCCCGTGAGCGCGGTGGTCGCATCGCCAGAGATGCTGGTGGATGCCATCAACCGGGTGTTCGAGAAGCAGGACACCCAGAGCGAGCTCGAGAGTGACGACAAACTCAGCGATGACGACGAGGTCGACATCCTGGAGTCGGACGAGGACGCGCCGATCATCCGCTGGGTGAACGGTTTGTTCTTCACGGCCGTGAAAGAGCGAGCGAGCGACATCCACATCGAGCCCGAGGAAAAGGAGGTCCTCGTCCGCTACCGCATCGACGGGGAGCTCTACATCGCCCGGCGGGCTCCGCGTCAGTTCATGAGCTCGGTGGTCGCCCGCGTGAAGATCATGGCGGGGCTCAACATCGCCGAGAAACGCTTGCCACAAGACGGCCGCATCAGCCTGCGTATCGCCGGTCGCAGCATCGACATCCGGGTCTCGACAATTCCGACCAGTCGCGAGCAAGAGCGCATCGTGATGCGCCTCTTGCACAAGACCAACGTGCTGCTCGATCTGACGGACCTGGGGTTCTCCAGCCGCGACTACCACCTGATGAGCGCCCTCATCGAGCGGCCCGACGGCATCATCTTGGTGACCGGGCCGACCGGAAGCGGCAAGACGACCACGCTCTACGCGTGCATCAGCAAGATCAATCGCCCGAACGTCAACATCCTGACCGCGGAGGACCCGGTCGAATACGAGATCGGCGGCATCCACCAGGTGCCGGTGCAGGCCAAGATTGGCCTCACCTTCGCCAGCGCGCTGCGCGCCTTTCTGCGCCAGGACCCCGACGTGATCATGGTCGGCGAAATTCGCGATCGCGAGACCGCGGAGATTGCCATCCACGCATCGCTCACGGGCCACCTGGTGCTCTCGACGATCCACACCAACGACGCCCCCGGGGCGGTGACCCGGCTGGTCGAGATGGAGATGGAGCCATTCCTGGTTCGCTCCACGGTGATCGGTATCCTCGCTCAGAGGCTGGTGCGGGTGTTGTGTCAGCACTGCAAGGAGCCGTACTCCGCCAGCGAGTACGAGCTTCAGCAGCTGGGCATCGACAAGGAGCGAACGCGGCGCCGAGACGGGCGCAAGCTGTCACCGCGCTACGTGGTGCCGGGCGTCGAGTACTTCCCGGTCGGGTGGCGCGAGCCGGAGATGCCGACGCTGTACCGGGCCAAGGGCTGCGACAAGTGTGACAACAAGGGCTACTCCGGTCGCCTCGGCATCTACGAACTACTCGTGATGGATGACGCGGTGGGTGCCCTCGTGCTCTCGAGCTCGGACGCTCAGAGCATCAAACGCGCGGCACAAGGCCAGGGCATGGACTCTCTGCGCGACGACGGCGCCCGCAAGGTGCTCGAGGGCAAGACCACCGTGGAGGAAATCGTCGCTGCGACGCAGGAAGATTTCTTGATCGACGAGTGAGGCACTGATGGCTGTCTTCGAATACAAAGGCATCCAGATCGATTCGGGTAAACCGGTCAAGGGTTACCGCGATGCCGACAACGCCAAGGCGCTGCGCGCGCTGCTCCGCAAGGAGGGGGTGCTGCTCACCCTCGCCAACGAAGAGGGAGAAAAAAAGAAGAAGTCGAAGCGGGAGATCGACCTGTTCGCGGTGTTCCGCCGGGCCAGTTCCGCCGACGTCGCGGTGATGACCCGGCAGCTCGCGACCCTGGTGCGCGCCGGCGTGCCTCTGGTGGATTCCATCTCGGCGCTCACCGAACAGGTGGAGAAAGAGCAGCTGGTTCGGGTGCTGTCCGCCGTTCGAGAGACACTCAACGAAGGCACGAGCTTTGCCAAGAGCCTCGAGGCGCACCCGCGAGTGTTCGCGCCGCTCTACGTCAACATGGTCGCGGCGGGTGAGGCCTCGGGCAATCTCGAGAACGTTCTCGAGCGCCTGGCGGACTTCATGGAGGGTCAGGCGAGGCTGAAAGGCAAGGTCGTGTCGGCGCTCGCCTATCCGGTCTTGATGATGATCATCGGCGGTCTGCTGGTGGGGTTTCTGATGGTCGCGGTGGTGCCGAAGGTGACGAGCATCTTCGAGAACCTCGGCCAGACGCTGCCTTGGAACACGCAGCTCCTGATCTTCACGTCCAACACCATCGCCGACTACTGGTGGCTGCTGATCACGATCGCGGTGATCGTGGGGGTGAGCTTCTCGCGCTGGAGGAGCCGGCCGGCAGGGCGCATGCGCTGGGACATCTTGCAGCTCAAGTGGCCGGTCTTCGGGCGCCTGAACCTGCTGGTGGCCGTGGCGCGTTTCACCCGCACCCTCTCCACTTTGCTCTCGAGCGGTGTGCCCCTACTGCGGGCCATGGAGATCGGGCGGAACGTGCTCGGCAACGTACGTCTGGAGAGCGTCGTGACCGACGCCATCGGCTCGATCCGCGAGGGGGAGAGCATCGCCGAGCCGCTGAAGCGAAGCGGAGCGTTTCCGCCCATGGTGATCCACATGATCGCCGTCGGGGAGCGCAGCGGTCAGCTCGAGGCCATGCTCGAGAACGTCAGCCGCGCGTACGAGTCCGACGTCGAGACACGCGTCACGGCGCTGACCAGCCTGCTCGAGCCGGTGATGATCCTGGCCCTCGGCGCGGTGGTCGGTTTCATCGCCATGAGCATCTTGATGCCCCTCATGCAGATGAACCAGTTGGTCCAATGAGCAGCCATGCGTCGCCGACGAAGCAAAGACCAACGGATCTTCTTTCCCTGGGAAGGGCGGGGGGGGATCGTGCGGCGCCTGGGACTTGGGCGCGTGCGACCGGTGTTGTTCGCACTGTCGGTAATCGGCGTCGTGGTCTGGGTGGGGCTGCGGGAGCGCACCCGAGCCGGCGTGCGCCAGACCCGGGCCACGCTCAACGACGCACGGGCCGTGGTGGATTCGTATATGGCCGACCACGATGGGGGCTGCCCGGCGGAGCTCGGCGCGGTGGTGCAGGGCTCGCGCTTCGAGACCACGCCGCGGGACGCTTGGGGGCGTCCCCTGCGTTTGATCTGTCCGGGCAAGCGCGAAGGTGCTGCCTACGAGTTGATGAGTGATGGACCCGACGGCAAGCCCGGTGGGCTCGATCGGATCGAGTGAGATAGGAGACCGCATGACGCTAGATGTGAGCGAACGAAAGAAGATGATCCTGGCGCTGCTGCGCCGCAGGCAGAAGGCTCGCGGCGTCACGCTCCTCGAGGTGCTGATCGTCGTGGCCATCATCGCGATGGTTGCCGGTGGTGTGGCATTCTTCGCGCTACCGCGCTTCAAAGAGGCGCAGATCAAGACGGCCGAGACGGGCGCGCGGGTGATCCGTCAAGCGACCCAGAGCTGGCAGGCCTCGAACAACGAATCCAACTGTCCGACCATCAGCCAGCTGGTTCAGGACAAACAGCTCGATCCTGGGGCGAACACCACGGACCCGTGGGGGCAGCCATACGTGATCAACTGTGCCGACGGCGACGTGAGTGTCACTTCGACCGGACCCGACAAGAAGAAGGGCACCAAGGACGACATTCACGTGCCGAAATCTTCGGCCACTCCCGAGGCCGGCGCCGGCGAATGACCGAGGCAGGATGAGCGTGTTGGCGACAAGACGAAGGGAACCGGACCGAGCTCCTCGGCGGTCTCGTCGTGTCGCCGAGAACGGCCGGCGCAGAGCCTCGCGCGCCAGAGCGCGCGGTCTGAGCCTGATCGAGGTGTTGATCGTCGTGGCGCTGATCGCGCTGATGAGCGGTGCTGCGGTGTACGGCTCCGGCATGCTCACCTCCAGTCGTCAGCGTGCCGCCGCCACCTTGGTGCTGAGCGCGGTACGCATGGGGGTCACTCGCGCCAACACCACTGGTCGCCCGGTGCGCCTGGTCTTCGACCTCGACGAGCACCGGCTGCTGCTCGAGGAGACCAGCGACGTGATGCTGCGGGCCAAGGAAGAGAAGAACACCGGTGGCGGTGCCGAGGCCGCCACGGAGGCCGAGCAGCTGGCGCGAGCCGAGGCCGAACGCATCATCGATGGTCCGAAGGCGCCTCGCGCGAAGTTCAGCGCGGTGAAACAGTTTGGCTTCGACGGGGACGAACCCGGCAAGGGGCGCGGTCTCGGTGCCGGCGTCAAGTTCAAGCAAGTTCAGACCGCACACGACGAAGAGCCGCGCAGCTCTGGCCGCGCCTACCTCTTCTTCTGGCCCGGCGGCGGCACCGAACGCGCGGTCGTGCAGATCGTCCGCGAGGGGGACACGGAAGGCTTGAGTGTGGTGGTGAGCCCACTCACTGGACGCGGCAAGATCGAGCACGGGCCGGTGAAGCTCGAAGGCGTCCGCACCGACGACGACTTCGGCCAGCTGGAGGAGGAGCGATGACGCCCACGCGGCGCGGCTTCACTCTGCTCGAGGTCTTGGTCGCGATCGCGATCTTGGGCCTGGGCATGACCGTGCTGCTGAGCTCCCAGGCGGGGCTATTTTCCAGCTCCCAGCGCGCTCAGAACCTCAGCGTTGCCACGGGGCTCTTGCGCTGCAAGATGAGTGAGGTCGAGCTCAAGCTGCAGACCCAAGGTTTTTCGTTGATCGATCAGACCGACGAGGGGGCTTGCTGCGAGGACGAGAGTGAGTCCCGCTTCCAGTGTTCGTGGAAGGTCGAGCGCGTCGAGCTGCCACAGCCCAAGGACCTGAGTGACCCCGGTGACGGGGGCGCCGACGAGCCGGGTGGGCTCGGTGCTTTTGGTGGGCTCGCCGCGCTCCAGTCCGGCGGTCCGGCGGTCCTGGGCGCGGACGGTGGCATCGG
It encodes the following:
- a CDS encoding general secretion pathway protein GspC: MAFDALLKKYFSAVLLTLVALMAYFQASGAMKLFGASLGADEKTLTQTPQGMPTALPGRIEVATRSGEPILSRNPFDSVTGPLNAAELDMSSLPTPKADLSDPLAAAQCDGVRVSIITESTDPTWSIAALQGPGEARPTIRRVGDKVGNMDVTYIGYNPRENSPSVWMTNSGSLCQLVLFSTQPAPAPAAAAPPQGEKPPPAKGAARGVPADIASKIQKVSETEFNVDRSVVDKILENQAELMRSARIVPEQQNGKVVGIRLFGIRPETLLGTLGFQTGDRLETINGFNMASPEKALEAYARLRTASNLNVKINRRGKPLSIDFRIK
- the gspD gene encoding type II secretion system secretin GspD, translating into MKRTALSTLGVLAMSAALPLILDAPAQAQQAPPIRARPTPALGAVPKALARPGAAAKPGAPAPPAPAPAAAGEKEPPGAKGALPDSTDAIAKATDVPYRPKPGGHLVKFNLQDADLAELVNHISGMTGRRFIYGPKVRQVKATVVSPEPVTLGEAYEVFLSILEANGMTVLPHGRFLKIVDSAGSVTAPTPIYARGEPVPASDRYVTRLYRLKNVSADEANALLSKFKSKEADISVYGPGQLLIMTDTGTNIRRMIRILEEIDVGGAGSRMWIEPVHYGSAADMAKRINELFELDKGPGAGGAGGGGLSKVVADEQTNSLIVVGTEDSYNKLLELMKRIDTQPAAEGKVHVLPLQHATAEELANVLTQMLQGAARAPGQPGGPAGMFEGEVKVIADKATNSLVLTSSGRDFSAMRLVVGKLDRPRRQVFIEAVIMDVSVKQSNTLGVSFHGGTTANLGGGGDTLFLGGFEAGKSLSFPANPELLQGVALGARGPELPGTSNLLGTGLSIPAFGVVLQALASSGDANVLATPHILATDNTAAEISVGENVPLQTNIGGGGSGLGSLAGLAGGQAGAAAGALASLSGGFGFNAPRQDVGIKIKVTPHVNETNQVRLEIEQEISEAGSAVGALGVVPITKRTAHTTVEVDNQQTIVLGGLMREAERKSRQKIPVLGDLPVLGFLFRHSEVTKEKLNLLLVLTPTVIHGQEDLRKIFERKMQERQEFIDRYFVFSGQDWKPPLDYAKTNGLLEEIRQSYFAVEEQQRLEADTAPKHLEHTPGAPIELPHSVRSGAGTGAVPSQPPQAVPPTPRRPRRPATPPRPANPAPTPNPPRSEADSPIRINPIARSVDRVE
- the gspE gene encoding type II secretion system ATPase GspE → MLETLFVQQREKGASLTELLVQAQVASESDVARALAAECGLSFVERIDIGKVPTELATRLPIGYCKSHKILVTGEREEAVEVLSADPLDTSALDDVRAAFGKPVSAVVASPEMLVDAINRVFEKQDTQSELESDDKLSDDDEVDILESDEDAPIIRWVNGLFFTAVKERASDIHIEPEEKEVLVRYRIDGELYIARRAPRQFMSSVVARVKIMAGLNIAEKRLPQDGRISLRIAGRSIDIRVSTIPTSREQERIVMRLLHKTNVLLDLTDLGFSSRDYHLMSALIERPDGIILVTGPTGSGKTTTLYACISKINRPNVNILTAEDPVEYEIGGIHQVPVQAKIGLTFASALRAFLRQDPDVIMVGEIRDRETAEIAIHASLTGHLVLSTIHTNDAPGAVTRLVEMEMEPFLVRSTVIGILAQRLVRVLCQHCKEPYSASEYELQQLGIDKERTRRRDGRKLSPRYVVPGVEYFPVGWREPEMPTLYRAKGCDKCDNKGYSGRLGIYELLVMDDAVGALVLSSSDAQSIKRAAQGQGMDSLRDDGARKVLEGKTTVEEIVAATQEDFLIDE
- the gspF gene encoding type II secretion system inner membrane protein GspF, producing MAVFEYKGIQIDSGKPVKGYRDADNAKALRALLRKEGVLLTLANEEGEKKKKSKREIDLFAVFRRASSADVAVMTRQLATLVRAGVPLVDSISALTEQVEKEQLVRVLSAVRETLNEGTSFAKSLEAHPRVFAPLYVNMVAAGEASGNLENVLERLADFMEGQARLKGKVVSALAYPVLMMIIGGLLVGFLMVAVVPKVTSIFENLGQTLPWNTQLLIFTSNTIADYWWLLITIAVIVGVSFSRWRSRPAGRMRWDILQLKWPVFGRLNLLVAVARFTRTLSTLLSSGVPLLRAMEIGRNVLGNVRLESVVTDAIGSIREGESIAEPLKRSGAFPPMVIHMIAVGERSGQLEAMLENVSRAYESDVETRVTALTSLLEPVMILALGAVVGFIAMSILMPLMQMNQLVQ
- a CDS encoding type II secretion system protein GspG, which produces MRRRRSKDQRIFFPWEGRGGIVRRLGLGRVRPVLFALSVIGVVVWVGLRERTRAGVRQTRATLNDARAVVDSYMADHDGGCPAELGAVVQGSRFETTPRDAWGRPLRLICPGKREGAAYELMSDGPDGKPGGLDRIE
- a CDS encoding type II secretion system protein, with translation MTLDVSERKKMILALLRRRQKARGVTLLEVLIVVAIIAMVAGGVAFFALPRFKEAQIKTAETGARVIRQATQSWQASNNESNCPTISQLVQDKQLDPGANTTDPWGQPYVINCADGDVSVTSTGPDKKKGTKDDIHVPKSSATPEAGAGE
- a CDS encoding prepilin-type cleavage/methylation domain-containing protein, coding for MLIVVALIALMSGAAVYGSGMLTSSRQRAAATLVLSAVRMGVTRANTTGRPVRLVFDLDEHRLLLEETSDVMLRAKEEKNTGGGAEAATEAEQLARAEAERIIDGPKAPRAKFSAVKQFGFDGDEPGKGRGLGAGVKFKQVQTAHDEEPRSSGRAYLFFWPGGGTERAVVQIVREGDTEGLSVVVSPLTGRGKIEHGPVKLEGVRTDDDFGQLEEER
- a CDS encoding type II secretion system protein; protein product: MTPTRRGFTLLEVLVAIAILGLGMTVLLSSQAGLFSSSQRAQNLSVATGLLRCKMSEVELKLQTQGFSLIDQTDEGACCEDESESRFQCSWKVERVELPQPKDLSDPGDGGADEPGGLGAFGGLAALQSGGPAVLGADGGIGGLSSLLSSGAAAGGVQGMAPLVMSMVYPDLKPMLEASIRKVTLTVHWKEGSNARDLSVTQYVTNPQQGGLDPNAAAGLGALGDQLEGLTSPAPTPGAGGGAANNNSRGKR